A single genomic interval of Rhinatrema bivittatum chromosome 12, aRhiBiv1.1, whole genome shotgun sequence harbors:
- the LOC115074247 gene encoding olfactory receptor class A-like protein 1 has translation MGLRSTLKALGFALLVAIGIPGNATILTFFLHTQLAKRKLSPTDFILSTLAFVNLLVIVSRGIPQTLSAVGIPQLFDNYACKVVIYIYRVGRAMVICVTCLLSTYQCIAVLPASERGLILKHRVSQNIWVILLTLWGLNCLLSQSTLLYSHAISNYTIPPYTVNLEFCQVVFPDYISYTSAGVVFVVRDFLFVGLMTLSSCCLVCILYRHRKQVTGIRSSDRTSRAMAEDKASRSVVLLVTLYILLFGLDNEIWIYSLSALQEASTISDARVFFTSMYSALSPIVILITNQKLRMKKLCL, from the coding sequence ATGGGCCTGCGTTCTACCCTCAAAGCCCTCGGATTTGCCTTGCTGGTGGCGATTGGAATTCCAGGCAATGCTACTATCCTGACATTCTTTCTCCACACCCAGCTAGCGAAGAGGAAGCTCTCTCCAACTGACTTCATCCTCTCCACCCTGGCATTTGTGAATCTCCTTGTCATAGTCTCCCGAGGCATCCCACAAACTCTGTCAGCAGTGGGGATCCCGCAGCTCTTCGACAATTATGCCTGCAAGGTCGTTATATACATATATCGTGTGGGCAGAGCCATGGTTATCTGTGTTACCTGCTTATTGAGCACTTACCAATGCATTGCAGTTCTGCCAGCCTCAGAGAGGGGGCTGATCCTAAAACACAGAGTGTCCCAGAACATTTGGGTTATCCTTCTCACTCTCTGGGGTCTGAACTGCTTGCTCTCTCAATCAACCCTCTTGTATTCCCACGCTATATCCAATTATACTATCCCACCATACACTGTAAACCTAGAATTTTGCCAGGTTGTTTTTCCTGACTACATATCCTACACATCAGCTGGAGTAGTCTTTGTTGTCCGTGACTTTCTCTTTGTGGGGCTGATGACTCTTTCCAGCTGTTGTCTCGTTTGCATCTTGTACCGACACAGGAAGCAGGTGACTGGGATCAGGAGCTCCGATAGGACCTCCAGAGCAATGGCTGAGGACAAAGCTTCCCGCTCTGTTGTTCTTCTGGTCACTCTCTATATCCTACTGTTTGGGCTGGACAATGAGATATGGATCTACTCCCTTAGTGCACTGCAGGAGGCCTCCACAATTTCAGATGCCCGTGTTTTCTTTACCTCCATGTACTCTGCTCTCAGTCCTATCGTGATCCTTATTACCAACCAGAAACTTCGCATGAAGAAACTCTGCCTTTAG
- the LOC115074248 gene encoding olfactory receptor class A-like protein 1, with protein MDVRVVLKAIGFLLLEAIGIPGNLTVLACFVHIRIRNRRLLPADFITCKLSLVNLLVVLFRVVPQSLVALGLRKLFDDHGCNFVIFSYRVSRAMSICMTSLLSCYQCMLISPPSSFWATFKQAMVQKLFTIIAFLWCLNILIYFWSVFYHSADLRPNATAPILNLEFCFLNFPSYTSFLIIGITHSLRDFTFVGLMVLSSLHIIVILRRHRERVKAMRHTPDLENTAETRAANAVLMLVSLYVSLFSAENMVWLYSLTMPSIPATLSDTRVFLSSCYCTLSPIVIITTNKKVQSTLNLARYVKAPASQDTTLSYVHLGR; from the coding sequence ATGGATGTCCGAGTGGTGCTGAAGGCGATCGGCTTTCTCCTGCTGGAAGCCATTGGAATTCCAGGGAACCTGACAGTGCTAGCCTGCTTTGTgcacatcaggatcaggaaccgcAGGCTCCTGCCAGCTGACTTCATCACCTGCAAGCTCTCCTTGGTCAACTTATTGGTAGTCTTGTTCCGGGTAGTCCCTCAGTCCCTCGTGGCCCTAGGGCTTCGGAAACTTTTTGATGACCATGGGTGTAACTTTGTCATCTTTTCCTATCGGGTCAGCAGAGCCATGTCCATATGCATGACATCTCTGCTGAGCTGTTACCAGTGTATGCTCATCTCTCCACCGTCCAGCTTCTGGGCCACTTTTAAGCAGGCCATGGTCCAGAAGCTCTTCACCATCATTGCATTCCTCTGGTGCTTGAATATACTAATCTACTTCTGGAGTGTGTTCTACCATTCTGCTGACCTGCGTCCTAATGCAACAGCCCCCATATTGAACTTGGAGTTTTGTTTTCTGAACTTTCCCTCCTATACTTCTTTCCTCATCATCGGCATTACGCACTCTCTCCGAGACTTTACCTTTGTGGGACTGATGGTACTCTCCAGTTTGCACATCATCGTCATCCTGCGTCGCCACAGGGAACGGGTGAAAGCCATGCGCCACACCCCAGACCTGGAAAACACCGCCGAAACCAGGGCAGCCAACGCGGTACTGATGCTGGTCTCCCTCTATGTGTCTCTCTTCAGTGCGGAGAACATGGTCTGGCTGTACTCCCTCACCATGCCGAGCATCCCCGCCACCCTCTCCGACACCCGGGTTTTCTTGTCCTCCTGCTATTGCACCCTGAGCCCCATTGTCATTATTACTACCAACAAAAAAGTTCAATCGACCCTGAACTTGGCCCGATATGTGAAAGCCCCAGCAAGCCAGGATACCACACTCTCGTATGTGCATTTGGGCAGGTGA
- the LOC115074246 gene encoding olfactory receptor class A-like protein 1, whose amino-acid sequence MELRLVFKALGFFLLVGIGIPGNIIILLKFTHLKITEKKLLPANLILTMLALVNILVVLSRGIPQSLTAIGITDIFHDYECKCFIYVYRVCRAMSICVTSLLSCYQCIVIAPATSVWLFLKRKVTPNVTVVIFFLWGINLSIYPSCILYSYAMNNSSMSEYTLNLEFCYVAFSTYTIFVANGSVFACRDFLFVGLMMLASCYIVVILHRHRKQVQGIRSSDRNPGRTAEYQAARSVVLLVTFYVLLFGLDSAIWLYTLLLSRVGPMVTDARVFFGSLYTAVSPIIIILTNKSLQAPRQYTRKKILLHSPETTCSQVQ is encoded by the coding sequence ATGGAATTGCGGCTGGTCTTTAAAGCCCTTGGATTCTTTCTGCTGGTGGGGATTGGAATTCCAGGGAATATTATCATTCTGTTAAAGTTCACTCACCTCAAAATTACAGAGAAGAAACTCCTTCCAGCCAACCTCATCCTTACCATGCTGGCTCTGGTCAACATTCTTGTGGTCCTCTCACGGGGCATCCCACAGTCTCTCACTGCCATAGGCATCACTGATATATTCCACGATTATGAGTGCAAATGTTTCATCTATGTTTATCGAGTCTGTAGAGCTATGTCCATCTGTGTCACTAGTCTATTGAGCTGCTACCAGTGCATCGTGATAGCGCCTGCCACTAGTGTGTGGCTCTTTCTGAAACGCAAAGTGACTCCTAATGTCACAGTTGTCATATTTTTTCTTTGGGGTATAAACCTTTCAATCTATCCTTCCTGCATCCTGTATTCCTATGCTATGAATAATTCCTCCATGTCTGAATACACTTTGAATTTAGAGTTTTGTTATGTTGCTTTTTCAACGTATACCATCTTTGTAGCCAATGGCTCAGTCTTTGCCTGCCGGGACTTCCTGTTTGTGGGACTGATGATGCTTGCAAGCTGTTACATCGTTGTCATTTTGCACCGGCACAGGAAGCAGGTGCAGGGCATTAGGAGCTCAGACAGGAATCCAGGCAGGACAGCGGAGTACCAGGCAGCTAGATCAGTCGTCCTGCTGGTCACGTTCTACGTTCTGCTGTTCGGGCTGGACAGTGCAATATGGCTTTACACCCTTTTGTTGTCAAGAGTAGGGCCCATGGTTACAGATGCTCGCGTCTTCTTTGGCTCCTTATACACTGCAGTAAGCCCCATCATCATCATACTGACCAACAAATCACTTCAGGCACCAAGGCAATATACTCGTAAGAAGATTCTGTTACATTCTCCAGAAACAACGTGCTCACAAGTACAATGA